One bacterium DNA window includes the following coding sequences:
- a CDS encoding T9SS type A sorting domain-containing protein, whose product EGNVPYTGYPKVHILIGGVDIPRSPIILPYHDGGNISSGRVYSNPLILGYNNSNYSYYFEAMDIYRKMATPTSTNYGPVVTGGANWRPQLLWVGTGGYVSDGLEPEMGTTGTIFTFKVRYRDLNNDLPKPGYPLLHVKKNGSEVATLTMTWFNGEIGTQSCGIYMATKTLQTGSYRYWIDAYENNPANLYVKLPATGDKSGPVVTNAPILTWTGESGFESDGINPDYGTVNSTSFTYKVRYYDADGNLPKYVHLWIYKDGKRIFGSPFPMGFVPTSGNLADGDYYANISFTESGTYTYLIEAKEKLGINLNPLEIGSESLSAKTATLEAIGDPSLVGEFSPSQVDIFGDLGEDELIMVSWADGVSAVGPATLEMVGPIVKTEQQQNTEIKLPPPTPQIQITDFQSVYCYPNPTKKGEITFANLPQNRLIKIRIFNIVGELVYEEERESNSAGKITWTCRNSANERVASGIYIYILTDRIGNMKRGKLGVIR is encoded by the coding sequence GAAGGGAATGTGCCTTATACTGGCTATCCGAAGGTTCATATATTAATTGGTGGAGTAGATATTCCAAGAAGTCCAATTATACTACCTTATCATGATGGAGGAAATATTAGTTCTGGTAGGGTATATTCTAATCCTCTAATACTTGGATATAATAACTCAAATTATTCCTACTATTTTGAAGCAATGGATATATATCGGAAGATGGCAACACCTACTTCTACTAATTATGGTCCTGTAGTTACTGGTGGAGCTAATTGGAGACCACAATTATTATGGGTAGGGACAGGTGGTTATGTATCTGATGGATTAGAGCCAGAAATGGGAACAACGGGAACTATCTTTACCTTCAAAGTTAGATATCGTGATTTGAATAATGACCTGCCAAAACCTGGTTATCCACTATTGCATGTTAAAAAGAATGGTAGTGAGGTGGCTACTTTAACAATGACCTGGTTTAATGGTGAAATTGGAACACAAAGTTGTGGAATTTATATGGCAACTAAGACTTTACAGACTGGAAGTTATAGATATTGGATTGATGCTTATGAGAATAATCCGGCTAATTTATATGTGAAATTACCTGCTACTGGAGACAAGAGTGGACCTGTTGTAACCAATGCTCCAATACTTACCTGGACAGGCGAATCTGGGTTTGAATCTGATGGCATCAATCCTGATTATGGCACAGTAAATTCGACTTCATTCACCTATAAGGTTCGATATTATGATGCGGATGGGAATCTGCCAAAATATGTTCACCTGTGGATATATAAAGATGGGAAAAGAATTTTTGGTAGTCCCTTTCCAATGGGGTTTGTTCCGACGAGTGGAAATTTAGCCGATGGAGATTATTATGCTAACATTAGTTTTACAGAGTCAGGAACTTACACTTATTTGATAGAGGCAAAAGAGAAACTGGGAATCAATCTTAATCCTTTAGAGATAGGGAGTGAGTCACTATCTGCAAAAACGGCTACTTTAGAAGCAATTGGAGACCCGAGTTTGGTCGGGGAATTTTCCCCTTCACAAGTTGATATATTTGGTGATTTAGGGGAAGATGAGTTAATTATGGTAAGCTGGGCAGATGGAGTTTCTGCGGTCGGACCTGCGACTTTAGAGATGGTTGGACCAATAGTAAAAACAGAGCAACAACAAAATACAGAGATTAAATTACCTCCACCCACACCTCAAATTCAAATAACCGATTTCCAATCTGTCTATTGTTATCCTAATCCGACAAAGAAAGGTGAAATAACCTTTGCTAATTTGCCTCAAAATAGACTGATAAAAATAAGAATATTCAACATTGTTGGTGAGTTGGTTTATGAAGAAGAAAGAGAATCTAATAGCGCAGGTAAGATAACCTGGACCTGTCGGAATTCTGCTAATGAAAGAGTTGCCTCTGGAATATACATTTATATCCTGACAGATAGGATTGGCAATATGAAGAGAGGGAAATTAGGTGTGATCAGATAA